In Spodoptera frugiperda isolate SF20-4 chromosome 1, AGI-APGP_CSIRO_Sfru_2.0, whole genome shotgun sequence, the following are encoded in one genomic region:
- the LOC126910980 gene encoding uncharacterized protein LOC126910980 codes for MLSELYDNTEDTYITYTCLIKSMLAKYDVPKATIPEPGGNHTVINCKKPTTCKLCHKRHHSLLHPNLDGTNKRDTASKPTVVEASPSTSSAPVVSCISTNTVPVPGQVLLATALVKAESKTGNYQVVRALLDQGSQACFVTEDTVQFLRLKKIPIHGMVSGLGQKSTIAKYMVNITIQSRVDSGFKLNFNAYVISKITSYLPDQALNKNTFNWLDITNLQLADPQFNQPSKIDILLGADVYGCIIKTGIIKSPTATLIAQNTTLGWILSGVVHRSNINNSSSYTQPCVSVAHAQFNLDQILKQFWEIQDQTSTKKVLSPEEQQCEDFYKATTKRRADGRYEVRLPFRVKDPQCTAGDSRAIAENRLKSLEKRLAKNTELKEKYTDVIEEYLRLGHLRPVKQDDGKKEIAVYLPHHAVVREDKTTTKVRVVFNASQKNNRGVSLNDTLMVGPTLQAELRHTIMRWRTHSIGLVADIIKMYRQIRVADEDAMFQRILWRSSPNESIKDYELVTVTFGTASAPYLAVRTLHQIAYDEGDEYPLVSEKVLSCYYMDDLLTGCDDVTTGIQIYKQMKELLAKGGFELQKWSTNNKELLDQINTIEYKVESNEENESKAKDRDQKELEMKLDNTMKILGLTWDRNDDSFRYTVHLPPLQNTPATKRTVISDIARLFDPLGWLAPTIVVAKIFIQKLWLAGLGWDEPLTKNLTEEWRTYREELTLLTEVHIPRWLGKTIETDVELHGFCDASKVAYSAVVYMRLTKDVGEVKVSLLAAKTRVAPIKQVSIPRLELCGAVLLSQLLMETAEVLNIPKDKVKAWTDSTVVLAWINSHPSKWKTFVANRTSEILTTMTASQWFHVSTKDNPADVASRGLSPGLFTQNTMWFSGPQFLKEKEIIYIRPKDLEINLEQSIKTHVGVIISDDFDLLERFSSLSKLLRVVAYCRRFLNRDTRSKHYLQKKEIHEALECCIKIVQKKEFSTEYKQLYDKSDLPLKNSTLKSLCPYLDDKGIMKVQGRIDKAPLDELIKHPIILPKKSHFTLLLIADAHSKTLHGGPQLMINYLRTAYWIIGVRELVKLYVRKCIICVAGLVARGNAASVCKCGGAALSVHAAAAGGALSAQTS; via the exons ATGTTATCGGAATTATATGATAATACAGAAGACACATACATCACATACACATGTCTGATTAAGTCTATGCTTGCTAAATATGATGTTCCTAAGGCTACTATTCCTGAACCTG gAGGCAATCACACGGTAATAAACTGTAAGAAGCCAACAACTTGCAAACTTTGCCATAAGCGTCATCATTCCTTGCTGCACCCAAATCTGGACGGTACTAACAAAAGAGATACTGCATCAAAACCTACTGTCGTTGAAGCTAGTCCTTCGACTAGTTCTGCTCCAGTAGTCTCTTGCATATCTACCAACACGGTTCCTGTTCCTGGACAAGTTTTACTAGCTACTGCTCTAGTAAAAGCGGAGTCCAAGACGGGTAACTATCAGGTAGTAAGAGCTCTGTTGGACCAAGGTTCACAGGCTTGTTTTGTGACCGAGGACACAGTGCAGTTCTTAAGGCTTAAGAAAATTCCCATACATGGAATGGTGTCAGGATTAGGTCAGAAGTCAACTATAGCGAAATATATGGTGAATATAACTATTCAATCCAGGGTAGATTcaggttttaaattaaatttcaacgCTTACGTCATTAGTAAAATTACTTCATACTTACCGGATCAagccttaaataaaaatacttttaactgGCTCGATATCACCAACTTACAGTTGGCCGACCCACAGTTCAATCAACCtagtaaaattgatattttactaGGTGCAGATGTTTATGGTTGCATAATAAAAACAGGCATAATCAAAAGTCCAACTGCTACTTTAATTGCTCAGAACACCACATTAGGATGGATTCTATCTGGTGTAGTACATAGGTCAAACATTAACAATAGTTCAAGTTACACACAACCATGCGTTAGTGTAGCTCACGCTCAGTTCAATTTAGATCAAATTCTTAAACAGTTTTGGGAAATTCAAGATCAGACTAGTACAAAAAAGGTTCTTTCGCCAGAAGAACAACAATGTGAAGACTTTTACAAGGCCACAACTAAAAGAAGAGCAGACGGTAGATATGAAGTCCGGTTACCATTCCGAGTTAAGGATCCGCAGTGCACAGCAGGTGATTCTCGCGCTATAGCTGAAAACAGATTAAAATCATTAGAGAAAAGGTTGGCAAAGAACACTGAGCTAAAGGAAAAGTACACGGATGTAATTGAAGAATACTTACGTTTAGGGCACCTGCGACCTGTGAAACAAGATGACggtaaaaaagaaatagctGTGTATTTACCCCATCACGCCGTCGTAAGAGAAGACAAAACCACTACTAAGGTTCGAGTTGTGTTCAATGCATCCCAAAAGAACAATAGAGGAGTGTCTTTAAATGATACTTTGATGGTTGGACCAACACTACAAGCGGAGTTGAGGCACACAATTATGAGATGGAGAACTCACTCTATTGGACTGGTAGCAGATATAATTAAGATGTATCGTCAAATTAGAGTGGCTGATGAGGATGCTATGTTCCAAAGGATACTCTGGCGGAGCAGTCCTAACGAGTCGATCAAAGACTATGAACTCGTAACAGTTACTTTTGGAACAGCGTCGGCACCTTACCTGGCAGTCAGAACTCTCCATCAAATTGCTTACGACGAAGGCGACGAATATCCTCTCGTGTCTGAAAAGGTACTAAGTTGCTACTATATGGATGATTTACTGACTGGATGCGATGACGTAACTACCGGCATCCAAATCTACAAGCAAATGAAAGAACTTTTAGCCAAAGGAGGATTCGAACTTCAAAAGTGGAGCACTAACAATAAAGAGTTATTAGATCAGATtaatacaatagaatataaaGTAGAGAGCAACGAAGAAAATGAGAGTAAAGCTAAAGATAGAGATCAAAAGGAATTAGAAATGAAATTAGATAATACTATGAAGATCTTGGGACTTACCTGGGATCGTAATGATGACTCCTTCCGGTACACCGTCCATCTTCCGCCGCTTCAGAATACACCTGCAACAAAAAGAACTGTAATCTCTGATATAGCTAGATTATTCGACCCATTGGGTTGGTTAGCGCCCACAATAGTTGTAGCTAAAATctttatacaaaaattatggCTCGCGGGTCTCGGTTGGGATGAACCACTTACTAAAAATTTAACTGAAGAATGGCGTACTTATCGGGAAGAGCTAACATTACTTACAGAAGTTCATATACCTCGTTGGCTGGGGAAAACCATAGAAACCGACGTAGAGCTCCATGGATTTTGTGACGCGTCGAAGGTAGCATATTCCGCTGTAGTATACATGCGACTAACTAAAGACGTAGGGGAGGTCAAGGTGTCATTGTTGGCTGCAAAGACTCGCGTGGCACCAATAAAACAAGTAAGCATTCCTCGCCTAGAGCTGTGTGGGGCAGTTCTCCTGTCACAACTATTGATGGAAACTGCTGAGGTGTTGAATATACCCAAGGATAAGGTTAAAGCGTGGACAGACTCTACTGTGGTGTTAGCCTGGATCAACAGCCACCCCAGTAAATGGAAAACCTTTGTCGCCAATAGGACATCCGAAATCTTAACCACAATGACGGCTTCGCAGTGGTTCCACGTGTCGACTAAAGATAATCCAGCGGATGTTGCCTCGCGAGGGTTGTCACCAGGGTTGTTTACGCAAAATACAATGTGGTTTTCAGGACCACAGTTTCTGAAagaaaaggaaattatttatatcagacCAAAAGATTTAGAGATCAATTTAGAACAGTCGATTAAGACTCATGTAGGAGTTATTATATCAGATGATTTTGACTTACTTGAGAGATTTTCTTCTTTGTCAAAGTTATTAAGAGTTGTTGCATATTGTCGTCGATTCCTAAACAGAGATACCAGAAGCAAACATTACCTGCAAAAGAAAGAGATACATGAAGCATTAGAATGTTGTATAAAGATAGTACAAAAGAAAGAGTTTTCAACAGAGTACAAACAATTATATGATAAATCAGACTTACCTTTGAAAAATAGCACACTCAAATCCTTATGTCCTTACCTTGATGACAAAGGCATTATGAAAGTTCAAGGACGAATAGATAAGGCTCCATTGGATGAACTAATAAAGCACCCCATAATCTTGCCCAAGAAGTCACATTTTACCCTACTCTTAATTGCGGACGCTCATAGTAAAACTCTACATGGAGGTCcacaattaatgattaattatttgcgAACCGCTTATTGGATCATTGGTGTAAGAGAACTGGTGAAGCTATACGTTCGCAAGTGCATCATTT GTGTAGCGGGTCTCGTGGCCCGTGGGAACGCAGCGTCTGTATGCAAATGCGGAGGTGCGGCGTTATCTGTTCACGCCGCAGCCGCCGGCGGCGCGCTCTCAGCGCAGACGTCTTGA